The sequence below is a genomic window from Paenibacillus sp. DCT19.
GTGCATCGGCTCTAACGGCTCAACGTTTGCGAATGGACGTGATTTCTTCCAATATTGCCAACGCAGAGACAACACGTGCGAGTGTAGTTAACGGGGAAGCCGTTCCTTATAAGAGGAAAATGGTCGTTCTTGAGCCCAACAAATCCTCATTTAACAGCATACTTCAAAGCCAAATGAGAGACGGTGGAACTGGGGAAGGTGTTCGAGTTTCCGAGATCCGAGATGATCAATCTCCGCTCAAGCCTGTCTACGATCCAACACATCCAGATGCAAATGCAGATGGGTATG
It includes:
- the flgC gene encoding flagellar basal body rod protein FlgC, which codes for MNISNSFGISASALTAQRLRMDVISSNIANAETTRASVVNGEAVPYKRKMVVLEPNKSSFNSILQSQMRDGGTGEGVRVSEIRDDQSPLKPVYDPTHPDANADGYVFMPNVDIAKEMVDMISASRSYEANVTALNSTKAMISKALEIGRA